A portion of the Bacteroides faecium genome contains these proteins:
- a CDS encoding inorganic phosphate transporter: METIYLCIIIFLFVLAVFDLIVGVSNDAVNFLNSAVGAKAASFKTILFIAGIGIFIGAALSNGMMDIARHGIYQPEHFYFAEIMCILLAVMLTDVVLLDVFNSMGMPTSTTVSLVFELLGGTFALSLIKVHNSDTLGLGDLINTDKALSVIMAIFVSVAIAFFFGMLVQWIARVIFTFNYKKKMKYSIALFGGIAATSIIYFMLIKGLKDSSFMTPDNKLWIQENTWLLIATFFVFFTILMQVLHWLKVNVFKVVVLMGTFALALAFAGNDLVNFIGVPLAGFSSFMDYTANGAGNANGFLMTSLLGPAKTPWYFLIGAGAVMVYALCTSKKAHAVIKTSVDLSRQDEGEETFGSTPIARTVVRISMTMANSISRIMSSGTKEWFNSRFRKDEAIIADGAAFDLVRASVNLVLAGLLIALGTSLKLPLSTTYVTFMVAMGTSLADRAWGRDSAVYRITGVLSVIGGWFITAGAAFTICFFVALVLHYGGNISIIALIALAVFILIRSQVMYKKRKAKAQGNETLKQLMQTSNSEEALQLMRQHTREELSKVLEYAETNFELTVTSFLHENLRGLRRAMGSTKFEKQLIKQMKRTGTVAMCRLDNNTVLDKGLYYYQGNDFASELVYSISRLCEPCLEHIDNNFNPLDAIQKGEFSDATEDITYLIQQCRKKLENNEYNNLEEEVRRANDLNGQLSLLKRKELQRIQSQPGSIRVSMVYLTMVQEAQNVVTYTINLMKVSRKFQMESEMP, translated from the coding sequence ATGGAGACAATTTATTTATGCATTATCATCTTCCTCTTCGTCCTTGCCGTCTTCGACCTCATCGTCGGCGTAAGCAATGACGCAGTCAACTTCCTGAACTCCGCGGTGGGCGCCAAAGCCGCCTCGTTCAAAACCATCCTGTTCATAGCCGGCATCGGTATTTTCATCGGCGCCGCCCTGTCCAACGGAATGATGGACATCGCCCGTCACGGTATCTACCAACCCGAGCACTTCTACTTTGCCGAAATCATGTGCATCCTGCTCGCCGTCATGCTGACCGACGTAGTGCTGCTCGACGTATTCAACTCCATGGGCATGCCCACCTCTACCACCGTCTCCCTCGTCTTCGAGCTTCTTGGCGGAACATTCGCCCTCTCCCTCATCAAAGTACACAACAGCGACACCCTCGGCTTAGGCGACCTCATCAATACCGACAAAGCCCTCTCCGTCATCATGGCCATCTTCGTGTCCGTAGCCATCGCCTTCTTCTTCGGAATGCTCGTTCAGTGGATAGCCCGCGTCATCTTCACCTTTAACTATAAGAAAAAGATGAAATACAGCATCGCCCTTTTCGGCGGAATCGCTGCCACATCCATCATCTACTTCATGCTCATCAAAGGGCTGAAAGACAGCTCCTTCATGACCCCCGACAACAAACTCTGGATACAAGAAAACACCTGGCTTCTCATTGCCACGTTCTTCGTATTCTTCACCATACTGATGCAAGTGCTCCACTGGCTCAAAGTCAACGTCTTCAAAGTCGTCGTCCTCATGGGTACGTTCGCCCTTGCCCTCGCCTTCGCCGGCAATGACCTCGTCAACTTCATCGGCGTCCCCCTCGCAGGCTTCTCCTCCTTCATGGACTACACCGCCAACGGGGCAGGCAACGCCAACGGCTTCCTGATGACCTCCCTGCTAGGCCCCGCCAAAACTCCGTGGTACTTCCTCATCGGCGCCGGAGCCGTCATGGTCTACGCCCTCTGCACTTCCAAGAAAGCCCACGCCGTCATCAAGACATCCGTCGACCTCTCCCGCCAGGATGAAGGCGAAGAAACCTTCGGAAGCACCCCGATAGCCCGCACCGTAGTGCGCATCAGCATGACAATGGCCAACAGTATCTCCCGCATCATGTCTTCAGGCACAAAAGAATGGTTCAACTCCCGCTTCCGCAAAGACGAAGCCATCATCGCCGACGGAGCAGCCTTTGACCTTGTCCGCGCATCGGTCAACCTCGTACTGGCAGGTCTGCTCATCGCCCTGGGAACTTCACTGAAACTTCCCCTCTCCACTACCTACGTCACCTTCATGGTAGCCATGGGTACCTCGCTTGCCGACCGTGCCTGGGGACGCGACTCCGCCGTCTACCGTATCACCGGCGTACTTAGTGTCATCGGTGGCTGGTTCATCACCGCCGGAGCAGCCTTCACCATCTGTTTCTTCGTCGCCCTCGTGCTCCACTACGGTGGCAACATCTCCATTATCGCACTTATCGCCCTCGCTGTATTCATCCTGATACGCAGCCAAGTGATGTACAAGAAACGCAAAGCGAAAGCCCAAGGCAACGAAACCCTGAAACAACTTATGCAGACCTCCAACTCCGAAGAAGCTCTTCAACTGATGCGCCAGCACACCCGCGAAGAACTCTCCAAAGTACTGGAATACGCAGAAACGAACTTCGAACTCACCGTCACTTCCTTCCTGCACGAGAACCTCCGCGGACTGCGGCGTGCCATGGGTTCCACGAAGTTCGAGAAGCAACTCATCAAACAGATGAAGCGCACAGGAACCGTAGCCATGTGCCGTCTCGACAACAACACCGTACTCGATAAAGGACTCTATTACTACCAAGGCAATGACTTCGCCAGCGAACTGGTGTACAGCATCTCCCGTCTCTGCGAACCGTGTCTGGAACATATCGACAACAACTTCAACCCCTTGGACGCTATTCAGAAAGGCGAATTCAGCGATGCCACCGAAGACATCACCTACCTGATTCAACAATGCCGCAAGAAGTTGGAAAACAACGAGTACAACAACCTGGAAGAAGAAGTCCGCCGTGCCAACGACCTCAACGGCCAACTTTCCCTATTGAAACGCAAGGAACTCCAACGTATCCAGAGCCAACCGGGAAGCATCCGCGTGAGCATGGTCTACCTGACAATGGTTCAGGAAGCGCAGAACGTAGTGACTTATACCATCAACCTGATGAAAGTAAGCCGCAAATTCCAAATGGAAAGCGAAATGCCATAA
- a CDS encoding SusD/RagB family nutrient-binding outer membrane lipoprotein — translation MKRYNKITGVLAVATLSLFSACSEDAMDRINKDNDHTTSVAARFILADVITSTAFSNSSGDLNTYASAYVEYEVGVDNQLFYAETRESEPSSSSTYNNVWNGIYSTLKNARIIVKQCGEGGRDHGNYLTQGMGEVMAAYNCALLTDFFGDAPCSQAALVDEYGSPVYLTPKMDTQQEIYTQIMAYLNDAIVNLQKSDLADVSGQDFLYDGDAAKWLKFAYGLKARYTMRLLSRSSNRDADLYKVLEYVSKSFTSADEQAAFSLYDATNINPLYGFYVARAALGASQSLCNKLITSNDPRAGRAFFTPVASQKRTQVAANDATLIPAPNGTPDQSTSKYGISAFMYAKTAPTLLLSYHELLFLKAEALVRLGDPTAKDALKAAVTAGLLNAENSIAIAIRELGTALNTNGSAPFDKTNAEAYFDNEVEGRYNANSLQETMIQKYFALWGTSGEATETYNDIRRMKGMNENFITLSNPLNATKFPLRYSYGNSDTTANPEVKAAYGNGDYVYSEPVWWAGGSR, via the coding sequence ATGAAAAGATACAATAAAATAACAGGTGTGCTGGCAGTTGCCACGCTGTCTCTGTTCTCCGCTTGCTCCGAGGACGCTATGGACAGAATCAACAAGGACAACGACCACACCACCAGCGTTGCCGCGAGATTTATCCTGGCAGATGTAATCACTTCCACCGCTTTCTCCAACTCCAGCGGTGACCTCAACACGTATGCTTCCGCCTACGTGGAATATGAAGTAGGCGTTGACAACCAGCTTTTTTACGCCGAAACGCGCGAAAGCGAACCGTCGTCTTCGTCCACCTATAATAATGTATGGAACGGCATCTACTCTACGCTGAAAAACGCGCGCATCATCGTGAAGCAGTGCGGCGAAGGCGGAAGGGACCACGGCAACTACCTCACCCAAGGGATGGGCGAGGTGATGGCTGCCTACAACTGCGCACTGCTGACGGATTTCTTCGGTGACGCTCCTTGCAGCCAGGCTGCGCTGGTAGACGAATACGGTTCGCCGGTCTACCTGACTCCGAAAATGGATACCCAGCAGGAGATTTATACGCAAATCATGGCGTATCTGAACGATGCTATCGTGAATCTTCAGAAGAGCGACTTGGCGGACGTATCCGGTCAGGACTTTCTCTACGACGGGGATGCAGCGAAGTGGCTGAAATTCGCTTACGGTTTGAAAGCGCGCTATACGATGCGGCTTCTCAGCCGTTCAAGCAACCGGGATGCTGATTTGTACAAGGTGCTCGAATACGTCAGCAAGTCTTTCACATCGGCAGACGAGCAGGCTGCGTTCAGTCTCTACGACGCAACGAACATCAACCCGCTCTACGGATTTTATGTTGCCCGCGCCGCGCTAGGAGCCAGCCAAAGTTTGTGCAATAAACTGATTACCAGCAACGACCCGCGTGCGGGACGTGCGTTCTTCACGCCGGTTGCGAGCCAGAAGCGTACGCAAGTGGCTGCCAACGACGCTACCTTAATACCCGCGCCCAACGGTACGCCCGACCAGAGTACTTCCAAATATGGAATTTCCGCGTTTATGTATGCCAAGACTGCGCCTACACTGCTGTTGAGCTACCACGAATTGTTGTTTCTGAAAGCGGAAGCACTGGTGCGCTTGGGCGACCCTACCGCAAAAGATGCTTTGAAAGCTGCGGTAACTGCCGGCTTGCTCAATGCTGAAAACAGTATCGCCATCGCTATCAGGGAGTTGGGAACTGCATTGAACACGAATGGTTCCGCACCGTTCGACAAAACCAATGCCGAAGCATATTTCGACAATGAAGTGGAAGGGAGATACAATGCCAATTCGTTGCAGGAAACGATGATTCAGAAGTATTTTGCCCTGTGGGGAACTTCGGGAGAAGCTACGGAAACGTACAACGATATCCGTCGTATGAAAGGTATGAACGAGAATTTCATTACGCTGTCCAACCCTCTCAACGCGACTAAATTCCCGCTGCGCTACTCTTACGGCAACAGTGACACCACTGCCAACCCGGAAGTGAAGGCTGCCTACGGCAACGGTGACTATGTATATAGCGAACCTGTCTGGTGGGCTGGCGGAAGCCGATAA
- a CDS encoding response regulator, whose amino-acid sequence MEGVQTNEFRPLILVAEDDDSNFKLIKAIIGKKCDIEWARNGEEMVQLFQQHHEKVKAMLMDIKMPVMNGLEATKIIRESNTEIPIIMQTAYAFSSDKENAMNAGATEVLVKPITLGILRTTLSKYLPDLKW is encoded by the coding sequence ATGGAAGGCGTACAAACCAATGAATTTCGTCCACTGATTCTGGTGGCTGAGGATGATGACAGCAACTTCAAGTTGATAAAGGCTATCATAGGTAAAAAATGTGATATCGAATGGGCTAGAAACGGCGAAGAAATGGTGCAGTTGTTCCAGCAACACCACGAAAAAGTCAAAGCGATGCTGATGGATATCAAAATGCCCGTGATGAACGGACTGGAAGCGACGAAGATAATCCGTGAGTCCAATACGGAAATCCCCATTATCATGCAGACTGCTTATGCTTTCAGCTCCGATAAGGAGAACGCGATGAACGCGGGAGCGACGGAAGTGCTGGTGAAACCGATTACTTTGGGAATTCTCCGCACTACGCTAAGTAAATACTTACCCGACTTGAAATGGTAG
- a CDS encoding ABC-F family ATP-binding cassette domain-containing protein, whose translation MISVDGLAVEFGGAALFSDISFVINEKDRIALMGKNGAGKSTLLKILAGVRQPTRGRVSAPKDCVVAYLPQHLMTEDGRTVFEETAQAFAHLHEMEAQIERLNKELETRTDYESDSYMSLIEEVSTLSEKFYSIDATNYEEDVEKSLLGLGFKRADFHRQTSDFSGGWRMRIELAKLLLQKPDVLLLDEPTNHLDIESIQWLEDFLINNGKAVIVISHDRKFVDNITTRTIEVTMGRIYDYKVNYSQYLQLRKERRVQQQKAYDEQQKFIAETTEFIERFKGTYSKTLQVQSRVKMLEKLELLEVDEEDTSALRLKFPPSPRSGSYPVIMDGVGKTYGDKTVFRNANLTIERGDKVAFVGKNGEGKSTLVKCIMREIEHDGTLTLGHNVQIGYFAQNQASLMDENLTVFQTIDDVAKGEIRNKIRDLLGAFMFGGPEESMKKVKVLSGGERTRLAMIKLLLEPVNLLILDEPTNHLDMKTKDILKQALLDFDGTLIVVSHDRDFLDGLVTKVYEFGNQKVTEHLCGIYEFLEKKKMDSLQELEGPGAGA comes from the coding sequence ATGATTTCTGTTGACGGATTGGCCGTAGAGTTTGGCGGCGCTGCTTTATTTAGTGACATTTCCTTCGTAATTAATGAGAAAGACCGCATCGCCCTGATGGGCAAGAACGGGGCTGGTAAAAGTACACTGCTGAAGATTTTGGCGGGTGTGCGGCAGCCTACCCGCGGCAGGGTTTCGGCTCCTAAAGATTGCGTGGTGGCTTACCTGCCGCAGCACTTGATGACGGAAGACGGACGGACGGTGTTTGAAGAAACGGCACAGGCGTTCGCGCATCTGCACGAGATGGAAGCACAAATCGAGAGGTTGAACAAGGAACTGGAGACGCGGACGGATTACGAGAGCGACAGTTATATGTCGCTGATTGAGGAAGTTTCTACTTTGAGCGAGAAGTTTTACTCGATTGATGCCACGAATTATGAGGAAGATGTGGAGAAGTCTTTGCTCGGACTGGGGTTCAAGCGGGCGGATTTCCATCGTCAAACGAGTGATTTCAGCGGCGGATGGAGGATGCGTATCGAGCTGGCGAAGTTGCTGTTGCAGAAACCGGACGTGTTGTTGCTCGATGAGCCGACGAATCACTTGGATATTGAGTCTATCCAGTGGTTGGAAGATTTTCTGATTAATAACGGTAAGGCGGTGATTGTGATTAGTCACGACCGCAAGTTTGTGGATAATATCACGACGCGTACCATCGAGGTGACGATGGGGCGCATCTATGACTATAAAGTAAATTACTCGCAGTATCTGCAACTGCGCAAGGAACGCCGGGTGCAGCAGCAGAAGGCGTATGACGAGCAGCAGAAGTTTATCGCCGAGACGACGGAGTTTATCGAACGGTTCAAGGGTACGTACTCGAAGACGTTGCAGGTGCAGAGCCGTGTGAAGATGCTGGAGAAACTGGAGTTGCTGGAAGTGGACGAGGAGGATACTTCAGCATTGCGGTTGAAATTTCCACCCTCACCTCGTTCGGGCAGTTATCCGGTGATAATGGATGGTGTCGGGAAGACGTATGGTGACAAGACGGTGTTCCGCAACGCGAATCTGACGATTGAGCGCGGGGATAAGGTGGCTTTTGTAGGCAAGAACGGTGAAGGTAAGTCTACGCTCGTAAAGTGTATCATGCGGGAAATTGAACATGACGGTACGCTGACACTGGGACATAATGTGCAGATTGGGTATTTCGCGCAGAACCAGGCTTCGCTGATGGATGAAAATCTGACAGTGTTTCAGACGATTGATGATGTGGCGAAGGGCGAGATTCGGAACAAGATTCGGGATTTGCTGGGTGCTTTCATGTTTGGCGGGCCGGAAGAGTCGATGAAGAAGGTGAAAGTGTTGTCCGGTGGTGAGCGCACGCGGTTGGCGATGATAAAACTCCTGCTGGAGCCGGTCAATCTCCTGATTCTCGATGAGCCGACGAATCATCTCGACATGAAGACGAAGGATATTCTGAAGCAGGCGCTGCTCGATTTTGACGGTACGCTGATTGTCGTTTCGCACGACCGTGACTTCCTCGACGGACTGGTGACAAAGGTGTATGAGTTTGGCAATCAGAAGGTGACGGAGCACCTTTGCGGCATCTACGAGTTCCTCGAAAAGAAGAAAATGGATTCGTTGCAGGAGCTGGAAGGGCCGGGCGCGGGGGCGTAG
- a CDS encoding DUF6769 family protein — protein sequence MKGKKRIIVTLLFFINIIMLVAAVIPHHHHPNGMICMKQDLPVEQQCPMHNHHHHQHQPGSDSCCNSECLTRFQSPIPSIHTDSGPDYVFIATLFTDVIIEHLLRPQERRVKNYYVYRDSLHGTDTPRATSLRAPPYSVFA from the coding sequence ATGAAAGGGAAGAAACGAATTATAGTAACTCTGCTGTTTTTTATCAACATTATCATGTTGGTGGCGGCAGTTATTCCCCATCATCACCATCCCAACGGAATGATTTGCATGAAGCAGGACTTGCCGGTAGAACAGCAGTGTCCCATGCATAATCACCATCACCACCAACATCAGCCCGGAAGCGATTCCTGCTGCAACAGCGAATGCCTGACAAGGTTTCAATCGCCTATCCCATCCATACACACTGACAGCGGCCCGGATTACGTATTCATCGCTACGCTGTTCACGGATGTAATCATAGAACATTTACTGCGACCGCAAGAGAGACGGGTCAAGAACTACTACGTCTACCGAGACTCTCTACATGGTACGGATACTCCCCGTGCCACTTCTCTTCGCGCTCCCCCCTACTCTGTTTTTGCGTAA
- a CDS encoding efflux RND transporter periplasmic adaptor subunit, producing MKKFIFIGVLGLFVLGACNSTVTHTHNEHDHEAEGHNHAAEGHNHAAEGHDHEAESHDHSAHGGECSGDHSHEATDSQKESAEAHSDEIILPKAKADAAGVKVSTVEPAPFQQVIKTSGQVLAAQGDESVAVATVAGVVSFRGKVTEGMSVGNGTPLITISSHNIADGDPVQRARIAYEVSKKEYERMKALVQNKIVSDKDFAQAEQSYENARISYEALSKNHSAIGQNITAPIAGYVKSILVKEGDYVTIGQPLVSVTQNRRLFLRAEVSEKYYTYLRTINSANFQTPYNNQVYELKALNGRLLSFGKAAGDNSFYVPVTFEFDNKGEVIPGSFVEVFLLSSPMENVISLPRTALTEEQGIYFVYLQLDEEGYKKQEVTIGADNGKSVQILTGVKSGDRVVTEGAYQVRLASASNAIPAHSHEH from the coding sequence ATGAAGAAATTTATTTTTATCGGAGTCCTGGGACTGTTCGTCTTGGGGGCTTGTAATAGTACCGTCACACACACACACAACGAGCATGACCACGAAGCGGAAGGACATAACCATGCGGCAGAAGGTCACAATCATGCGGCAGAAGGTCACGACCACGAAGCTGAAAGTCACGACCACAGCGCCCACGGCGGCGAATGTAGCGGCGACCACAGCCACGAAGCAACCGACAGCCAGAAGGAAAGCGCAGAAGCCCACAGTGATGAAATTATTCTTCCGAAAGCGAAAGCCGACGCAGCCGGAGTGAAAGTGAGCACCGTTGAGCCTGCTCCTTTCCAGCAGGTGATTAAGACCAGCGGACAAGTGCTGGCTGCGCAGGGAGACGAATCGGTTGCCGTAGCTACAGTAGCCGGCGTTGTTTCTTTCCGTGGAAAGGTGACGGAAGGAATGAGCGTCGGCAACGGCACTCCTCTCATCACGATTTCTTCGCACAACATTGCCGACGGCGACCCGGTGCAGCGTGCACGTATCGCCTACGAAGTGTCGAAGAAAGAGTACGAACGCATGAAGGCGCTTGTCCAAAACAAGATTGTATCCGACAAGGATTTTGCGCAGGCTGAACAGAGTTACGAAAACGCACGCATCAGCTACGAAGCCCTCTCCAAGAACCATTCGGCTATCGGACAGAATATCACGGCTCCTATTGCCGGATACGTGAAAAGTATCCTTGTGAAAGAAGGAGATTATGTGACTATCGGTCAACCGTTGGTTAGCGTGACGCAGAACCGTCGCCTGTTCCTTCGCGCGGAAGTATCGGAGAAGTATTACACATACCTTCGTACGATTAATTCGGCAAACTTTCAGACACCGTATAACAACCAGGTGTACGAACTGAAGGCATTGAACGGCAGACTGCTTTCATTCGGCAAGGCTGCCGGAGACAATTCCTTTTATGTGCCTGTCACGTTCGAGTTTGACAATAAAGGTGAGGTGATTCCCGGTTCTTTTGTAGAGGTATTCCTGCTTTCTTCGCCGATGGAGAATGTAATTTCACTTCCGCGCACTGCGCTGACAGAGGAGCAGGGCATTTATTTCGTATATCTGCAACTGGATGAGGAAGGTTATAAAAAACAAGAAGTTACGATTGGTGCCGACAATGGCAAGAGTGTGCAAATTCTTACAGGTGTGAAGTCCGGTGACCGTGTGGTGACCGAAGGGGCTTATCAGGTGAGACTGGCAAGCGCAAGCAATGCAATTCCCGCACACAGCCACGAACATTAA
- a CDS encoding efflux RND transporter permease subunit: MLNKIIHYSLHNRLVVLCAAILLLIAGTYTAMHTEVDVFPDLNAPTVVIMTEANGMAAEEVEQLVTFPVETAVNGATGVRRVRSSSTNGFSVVWVEFDWGTDIYLARQIVSEKLAVVSESLPVNVGKPTLGPQSSILGEMLIVGLTADSTSMLDLRTIADWTIRPRLLSTGGVAQVAVLGGDIKEYQIQLDPERMRHYGISMGEVMAVTQDMNLNANGGVLYEFGNEYIVRGVLSTTQTGQLGKAVVKTVNSFPVTLEDIANVTIGPKAPKLGTASERGKPAVLMTVTKQPATSTLELTDKLETSLKDLQKNLPPDVKVSTDIFRQSRFIESSIGNVKKSLLEGGIFVVIVLFLFLANVRTTLISLVTLPLSLLVSILTLHYMGLTINTMSLGGMAIAIGSLVDDAIVDVENVYKRLRENRLKAEAERLSTLEVVFNASKEVRMPILNSTLIIVVSFVPLFFLSGMEGRMLVPLGIAFIVALFASTVVALTLTPVLCSYLLGSNKTNKEMKESFVARWMKGVYGKALTWVLAHKRVTLGGTIALFLVALGVFFTLGRSFLPSFNEGSFTINISSLPGISLEESNKMGQRAEELLMTIPEIQTVARKTGRAELDEHALGVNVSEIEAPFELKDRPRGELVAEVREKLGTITGANIEIGQPISHRIDAMLSGTKANIAIKLFGDDLNRMFSLGNQIKGAISDIPGVADLNVEQQIERPQLKIQPKREMLAKFGITLPEFSEYVNVALAGKVISQVYEQGKSFDLIVKVKDDARDEMEKIRNLMVDTNDGRKVPLSYVAEVVSAMGPNTINRENVKRKIVISANVADRDLRSVVNDIQKEIDSSVQLPEGYHIEYGGQFESEQAASRTLALTSFISIAVIFLLLYNEFRSVKESGVILLNLPLALIGGVFALVITTGEVSIPAIIGFISLFGIATRNGMLLISHYNHLQQEEGLNVYDSVIQGSLDRLNPILMTALSSALALIPLALGGDLPGNEIQSPMAKVILGGLLTSTFLNGFIVPIVYLLMHRKNKANNNNSHLINENLGA, encoded by the coding sequence ATGCTTAATAAAATTATACATTACTCCCTGCATAACCGGTTGGTTGTGCTCTGTGCGGCTATTCTCCTGCTCATCGCGGGGACATACACCGCCATGCATACGGAAGTAGACGTATTCCCCGACCTCAACGCACCTACGGTAGTTATCATGACCGAAGCGAACGGCATGGCTGCCGAGGAAGTTGAACAGCTCGTCACTTTCCCTGTTGAAACTGCCGTAAACGGCGCTACCGGTGTACGCCGCGTGCGTTCTTCTTCCACCAATGGTTTTTCTGTTGTGTGGGTGGAGTTCGACTGGGGGACAGATATTTATCTTGCCCGCCAGATTGTGAGCGAAAAGCTGGCGGTGGTCAGCGAATCGCTGCCTGTCAATGTCGGCAAACCGACTCTCGGCCCACAATCTTCTATCTTGGGCGAGATGCTTATCGTCGGATTGACTGCCGATTCGACTTCTATGCTCGACCTTCGGACGATTGCCGACTGGACGATTCGCCCCCGTCTGCTGTCTACCGGTGGTGTGGCGCAGGTAGCTGTGCTCGGTGGAGATATCAAAGAATACCAGATTCAGCTAGACCCGGAACGGATGCGCCACTATGGCATCTCGATGGGCGAAGTCATGGCCGTGACGCAGGACATGAACCTGAACGCGAACGGTGGTGTGCTCTATGAGTTTGGAAATGAATATATTGTACGTGGCGTACTGTCTACCACGCAGACCGGACAGCTCGGCAAGGCGGTGGTAAAGACGGTGAACAGTTTCCCTGTCACGCTGGAAGATATTGCGAATGTGACCATCGGCCCGAAAGCTCCGAAACTGGGTACGGCTTCGGAACGTGGCAAACCGGCAGTGTTGATGACCGTTACCAAGCAGCCTGCCACCAGTACGCTGGAGTTGACGGACAAACTGGAGACTTCTTTGAAAGACCTTCAAAAAAATCTGCCGCCGGACGTGAAGGTGTCAACGGATATTTTCCGTCAGAGCCGTTTTATCGAGAGTTCTATCGGCAATGTGAAGAAGTCGCTTTTGGAAGGCGGTATTTTTGTCGTTATCGTCCTGTTCCTGTTCCTGGCGAATGTGCGGACTACGCTGATTTCGTTGGTGACATTGCCGCTTTCATTGCTGGTTTCCATATTGACGTTGCATTACATGGGACTGACTATCAACACGATGAGTCTCGGTGGTATGGCGATAGCTATCGGTTCGCTGGTAGATGACGCGATTGTCGATGTGGAAAACGTGTACAAGCGGCTACGGGAAAACCGGCTGAAAGCGGAAGCGGAAAGGCTGAGTACGCTCGAGGTGGTTTTCAATGCTTCGAAAGAGGTGCGTATGCCGATTCTCAATTCGACGCTGATTATTGTGGTCAGCTTCGTTCCATTGTTTTTCCTGAGTGGCATGGAAGGCAGGATGCTCGTACCGCTGGGGATTGCTTTTATCGTGGCGCTGTTTGCTTCTACGGTGGTTGCGCTGACGTTGACTCCGGTGCTTTGTTCTTATCTGTTGGGAAGCAACAAGACGAACAAGGAGATGAAAGAGTCTTTTGTAGCGCGTTGGATGAAAGGGGTTTATGGGAAGGCGTTGACTTGGGTGTTGGCACACAAGCGGGTGACATTGGGCGGAACGATTGCGCTCTTTCTCGTTGCGTTAGGTGTATTCTTTACGCTGGGACGCAGTTTCCTTCCTTCTTTTAATGAGGGTTCGTTTACAATTAATATCAGTTCTCTGCCGGGCATTTCTCTGGAAGAGAGTAATAAAATGGGGCAGCGTGCGGAAGAGTTGTTGATGACGATTCCGGAAATACAGACAGTGGCCCGCAAAACGGGGCGTGCCGAGTTGGATGAGCATGCGCTGGGCGTGAATGTGTCGGAGATAGAGGCTCCGTTTGAATTGAAGGACCGTCCGCGCGGTGAATTGGTGGCAGAGGTGCGCGAGAAATTGGGGACGATTACGGGCGCGAATATTGAAATCGGTCAGCCCATCAGCCACCGTATCGACGCTATGTTGTCCGGGACGAAGGCGAATATCGCGATTAAGCTGTTCGGGGATGATTTGAACAGGATGTTCTCGTTGGGCAATCAGATTAAAGGGGCTATCAGCGACATTCCCGGTGTGGCGGATTTGAATGTGGAACAGCAGATTGAGCGTCCGCAGTTGAAGATTCAGCCGAAACGGGAGATGTTGGCCAAGTTCGGAATTACGCTACCGGAGTTTTCGGAATATGTCAATGTGGCTTTGGCGGGAAAGGTGATTTCGCAAGTTTACGAGCAGGGGAAGAGTTTCGATTTGATTGTGAAAGTGAAGGATGATGCCCGCGACGAGATGGAAAAGATTCGTAATCTGATGGTGGATACAAATGACGGCCGCAAAGTTCCTTTGAGTTATGTGGCGGAAGTGGTGTCGGCCATGGGCCCGAACACCATCAACCGCGAGAATGTGAAACGGAAAATCGTGATTTCTGCCAATGTGGCCGACCGTGACTTACGCAGTGTGGTGAATGATATTCAGAAGGAGATTGATTCGTCGGTACAGTTGCCCGAAGGGTATCATATTGAGTATGGCGGACAGTTCGAGAGTGAGCAGGCGGCCAGCCGGACGTTGGCGCTGACTTCGTTTATCAGTATTGCTGTCATTTTCTTATTACTTTACAATGAGTTCCGCAGTGTCAAGGAGTCGGGCGTTATTTTGCTGAATCTGCCGCTTGCGTTGATTGGCGGTGTTTTCGCACTGGTGATTACGACAGGCGAGGTCAGCATCCCCGCCATCATCGGTTTTATCTCTCTGTTTGGTATCGCGACCCGTAACGGTATGTTGCTGATTAGTCATTACAACCATCTGCAACAGGAAGAAGGTCTGAATGTCTACGACAGTGTGATTCAAGGCTCTCTCGACCGTTTGAATCCGATTTTGATGACGGCTTTGTCTTCTGCGCTGGCATTGATTCCGCTGGCTTTGGGCGGCGACTTGCCGGGTAACGAAATACAGAGTCCGATGGCCAAGGTTATCTTGGGCGGACTGTTAACGTCTACTTTTTTGAACGGTTTCATCGTTCCGATTGTTTATCTACTAATGCACCGGAAAAACAAAGCGAATAACAACAATAGTCATTTGATAAATGAGAACTTAGGGGCGTAG